Proteins encoded together in one Mycobacterium sp. MS1601 window:
- a CDS encoding primary-amine oxidase, with the protein MSESLPPDPDHPLDPLSADEFTAVSAILRRERGVGDGWRINCVEMVEPGKAELAAFDGGGDRPARKALVLCLDRSANSTYRCVVSLTDDRVESFEHVPGVQANFTVDEFHECDEMLRSHPDVIAALAKRGITDMELVFMDTWTYGDAVAPPELRDRRIGWSDTWLRSAPGTNPYATAVSGLHCVVDLNSMELLRIEDDDPFAGGGTPPTTMGEYVPKHIPERIKAGWQREPLKPLDITQPEGPSFTLTGNLLQWQNWSLRVGFNHREGMTLHTLKYRDGGRDRSVAHRMSFAEMMVPYRDPSVDHYRRTAFDIGEWGLGFMTTSLELGCDCLGEIRYLDATLHNSKGEPYTITNAVCIHEEDNAVLWKHVDVSGAEVRRMRRLTISSHVTVANYEYLIYWRLYQDGNIECEVRATGIMVTTPVPPGKPHPNGTLVDERTYAPFHQHFLVARLDLDVDGTENTVYMSESHAEPMGPDNPYGLSVVQRNVPLRSESQAVQDLNFATQRAWKVVNTNVVNGLGTHPAYKLVPTGALPSMFDPDSPVFQRATVIGHTLWVTPNSPDERWPAGEFVNQSSKDTGIGAWIRANRPIENTDVVLWYVFGIHHITRPEDWPIMPVDVVSFWLKPYGFFDRNPSLDVAASPPAHCHTSN; encoded by the coding sequence ATGAGCGAATCCCTGCCTCCCGACCCCGATCATCCACTGGATCCGCTGTCGGCCGACGAGTTCACCGCGGTTTCGGCGATCCTGCGCCGTGAGCGCGGAGTCGGTGACGGCTGGCGGATCAACTGCGTTGAGATGGTGGAGCCGGGCAAGGCCGAGCTGGCGGCGTTCGACGGCGGAGGGGACCGGCCTGCGCGCAAGGCGCTGGTGCTGTGCCTGGACCGCTCCGCCAACTCGACCTACCGCTGCGTCGTATCACTGACCGATGACCGGGTGGAGTCCTTCGAACACGTCCCCGGCGTGCAGGCCAACTTCACCGTCGACGAATTCCACGAGTGCGACGAGATGCTGCGCAGCCATCCCGACGTGATCGCCGCGCTGGCCAAGCGTGGCATCACCGACATGGAGCTGGTGTTCATGGACACCTGGACCTACGGCGACGCGGTGGCTCCACCGGAACTCCGCGACCGCCGGATCGGCTGGTCGGACACCTGGCTGCGTAGCGCGCCCGGCACCAACCCGTACGCCACCGCGGTCAGCGGATTGCACTGTGTGGTGGACCTGAACTCGATGGAACTGTTGCGCATCGAGGACGACGACCCCTTCGCCGGTGGTGGAACACCGCCGACGACCATGGGCGAGTATGTGCCCAAACACATTCCGGAGCGCATCAAGGCCGGCTGGCAGCGTGAGCCGCTCAAACCACTGGACATCACCCAGCCGGAGGGGCCGTCGTTCACCCTCACCGGCAATCTGCTGCAGTGGCAGAACTGGTCGCTGCGGGTGGGGTTCAACCACCGCGAGGGCATGACACTGCACACGCTGAAGTACCGCGACGGCGGACGTGACCGCTCGGTGGCCCACCGGATGTCGTTCGCGGAGATGATGGTGCCCTACCGGGACCCGTCGGTGGACCACTACCGCCGCACCGCCTTCGACATCGGCGAGTGGGGGCTGGGTTTCATGACCACCTCACTGGAACTCGGCTGCGACTGCCTCGGTGAGATCCGCTACCTCGACGCCACCCTGCACAACTCGAAAGGTGAGCCCTACACCATCACCAACGCCGTCTGCATTCACGAAGAGGACAACGCGGTGTTGTGGAAGCACGTCGACGTCAGCGGCGCCGAGGTGCGGCGCATGCGACGGCTCACCATCTCCAGCCACGTCACCGTGGCCAACTACGAGTACCTGATCTACTGGCGGCTGTACCAGGACGGCAACATCGAGTGTGAGGTGCGTGCCACCGGGATCATGGTCACCACTCCGGTGCCACCCGGCAAGCCGCATCCCAACGGCACCCTGGTCGACGAACGCACTTATGCGCCATTTCACCAACACTTCCTGGTGGCCCGTCTCGACCTCGACGTCGACGGCACCGAGAACACGGTGTACATGTCCGAATCCCACGCCGAGCCCATGGGACCCGACAATCCCTATGGCCTGTCGGTGGTGCAGCGCAACGTGCCGTTGCGTTCGGAGAGCCAGGCTGTCCAGGATCTGAACTTCGCGACCCAACGTGCGTGGAAGGTGGTCAACACCAACGTCGTCAACGGCCTGGGCACCCATCCGGCCTACAAGTTGGTGCCCACCGGGGCGCTGCCGTCGATGTTCGACCCGGACTCGCCGGTGTTCCAGCGCGCCACCGTGATCGGCCATACCCTGTGGGTGACACCGAACAGTCCTGATGAACGTTGGCCTGCAGGCGAATTCGTGAACCAGTCGTCGAAGGACACCGGGATCGGTGCGTGGATCAGGGCCAACCGGCCGATCGAGAACACCGACGTGGTGCTGTGGTACGTCTTCGGCATCCATCACATCACCCGGCCGGAGGACTGGCCCATCATGCCCGTCGACGTGGTGTCGTTCTGGCTCAAGCCCTACGGATTTTTCGACCGCAATCCGTCGTTGGATGTCGCGGCGAGCCCGCCCGCGCACTGCCACACCAGCAATTGA